GTGATCAAGGGACCGCCCTCCTATCTCTACGGACGCGCCGATCCCGGCGGAGTCATCAATCAGATCACCAAGAGCCCGTTGCGGGAACGGTACTCGGCCGTGGACCTGACCGTGGGCAGCTATAATCTCTATCGTCCCTCCGTCGATCTTGGCGGTCCGCTGAACGACAGCAAAACCCTCACCTACCGATTCAACGGGGTCTATGAATCCTCGCAGAGTTTTCGGGAAGGGGTAAGGATCGATCGGATCTTCCTGGCCCCGACCATCGGCTGGGAACTGGGGCCTCGCACGACCCTGCGCTTCGAAGCGGAGTATCTGCACGATCGCTCTCCGATCGATCGCGGGATCGTGGCGGTCGGGAGCGGGCCGGCCGATATTCCGATCGGCCGCTTTCTCGGCGATCCCACTAGGCGGGGTGAGATCAACCAGGGGAAAGCGACGTTGATTTTCCGCCATCAGTTCAACGAGGCCTGGGCTTGGCGGACCGGCTTTCGCTCGGCGGTCGCATCGGAAAAGTACGACAGTCTCGAATCGTGGTTTCTGCTGGCGGACAATCGCACGCTGGAGCTGGCCGCTTTCCGTATTCCGCAAACCGTCCAGAGCCATTACCTGCAAAACGAACTGCACGGCCATTTCTCCACCGGTCCGATCGGGCACCGCCTGTTGTTGGGGGTGGAGCTGGGCCGGGAGGTTCAGAAATCGACGGTCCTCACGGACAGCAGTTGCGCCTTTCTCGGAACCTGCGCCGCATTGAACACAATCGATATTCTGAACCCGACCTATTCGTTCTTTAATAATCCGCTGAGCACGATCAACGACAGCAGCCAGACCAACGGCATCATCGGCCTCTACGCGGGGGACCAGATCGATCTCTTGGACAATCTCCACCTGAATTTCGGGGGCCGCTTCGATATCTTCAAACAGCATCTGACCAACCGGCCTGATGCATTCGATCCCACCGATCGGGAGGTGGAAGAGACCCACCGGGCGTTCAGTCCGTCGGTCGGGTTGACCTATGAGCCGCTCAAGACCGTTGCGCTCTTCGCCAACTACACACGCTCGTTCATGCCGCAATCACCCGGCGCCCGTAGTTCGCAAGGGACCCTGTTCGATCCGACCAGAGGGCGTCAGTACGAAGGCGGCATCAAGTTCCAAGCCTCCGACGGCAGGCTCCGGTCCACCATCGCCCTGTTCGATATCGTCAAGACCAATGTCCTGACGAGCGAGATCGGTGCCGGCGGAGCCTTCACCGGCTTTTCGATTGCCACCGGCGAGCAGCGGAGCCGAGGCGTGGAGTTCGACGTGGCCGGCCGGATCCTGCCCGGATGGGACGTGATCGCCAACTATGCCTACATCGACGCCCGCATTACCAAGGACAACACCTTCGTCGAAAACAGCCGGCTCGATAACGTGCCCTATCACCAGGGCAGCATCTGGACCCAGTATTTTCTCCAAGAAGGCCGATTGAAGGGACTCGGGGCCGGCATCGGCATGTACGCGCAAGGCCAACGGAACGGGATCAAACTCGTGCAACCTACCGCGTTCGGGCAGGAGCCGTTCAACTTGGCGGGGTTCGTGCGGATGGATGCGGCGGTGTACTACCGGAAGCAGAACATCTTCAATCGCACGAACCTGCTGGCGTCGGTGAATATCTACAATCTCCTCGACCAACGCTACTTCGCCGGCGCCCAGGATTTCCGGGAGATCGTCTACCCGGGCATGCCGCTCACCGTGATCGGATCGCTGAAGTTCGAGTTCTATTGAGGGGGGCAGCCGAGACCAGGGATGGCGGTCGCGCGGTCCGTCGGGGCCGCCTTCCGGGACCGCTTGTTTGATAGTTGATATTACTTCTCAAAATCACTATACTGTCGGAGCCCGTGATGCTGCATGATGGGTCTGCTCACGCGATAGAGATTCCGAAAGCGCCATGGCTCACGCAGATCTTCCACAGATCTTTGACCGGCTCGCGCCGGACCTGCAACGATTCCTCGCGAGCCGGGTCACCTGCGAGGCCACGGCTGCGGATCTCACGCAAGAGACCTTTTTGCGTCTCGCGCAGGTGCCCAACCTGGAGGCGATCGACAATCTTCGCACCTACCTGTTCAAGATCGCGAACAATCTGGCCATCGATCACCATCGGGCCCGCGCGCGGACGAGGTGCTCCTCTCCGGAGGATGAGAGCGCGCTGATCGAATATCCGGATGGGGCCGCGACACCGGAAGCGGCGACCCTCGCCAAAGAGGAACTGGCCGTCGCCTTTCAGGCCCTGGAGGAACTGTCGCCCCTGTGCCGCCGGATCTTCGTCCTCAATCGCTTCGAAGGCTTGCCCCACCGCGAGATCGCGGATCGGCTCGGGATTCACCTCAGCACCGTGGAGAAGAACATCGCCCGCGCCCTGAATCACTGCCGCCGGCGTCTGAACGAGTCCGCCGGGTGAAGAATTCGCTCCCGTTCCGTCCGGCTTTGGACGCGCCCATCGTCTTATCCATAGGCCCCTCTTGATTCGCGACGGTTCTTTGCCCTATCTCAAGGGCCGGATCGCCTGGAGATGGCGCAGCATGTCGGCAGCGGAGCCCTTCGAACAGGAACGGGAACAGCTTGAAGAAGAGGCCGTGGCGTGGATCGTGCGCCTCACGTCAGGCGGCGCGACCGACGCCGATCGGGACGCGCTGGCGGTCTGGCGCCGCCGGAGTCCCGAACACGATCAGGCGTTTCGAAAGGTGGAGCGTCTCTGGGCGGGCATTCAGCCCTTGAAAGCACGCCTCTCTGCTGCGGAGGCTGCGAGCGAGCGAACGGGTGCACCGGTCGCCGCCACCGCGACGGCCGGTACACGCAGGATCAAGCAGCCTGTATGGATTCGATGGGGCGCCATCGCCGCGTCTCTGGCGGCCCTTGCGGTGACGCTGGCCCTGGCGAGCGGAACCTTTCCGCTGCTGTGGGCGGATGCCCGCACAGGGGTCGGCGAGCAGCGAACGCTCCCCTTAGATGACGGCAGCGAGATCCTCCTCAATACGCAGGCCGCGGTCTCCATCCACTACTCCGAGCAGGCGCGTCTGGTGGACCTGTTGGCCGGGGAAGCGGCATTTCGCGTGGAAAAGGATGCCGGGCGTCCGTTCCTCGTGCAGACGAACGAGGGACAGGTCCGTGCCGTCGGCACGGAGTTCATCGTCCATAAGACCGCGGAAGCCGTACTTGTCACCGTCACGGAAGGCGTCGTGGAGGTCAGTGTCAAGGGCGGCCTTGCGGCATCTCCGACTCTGGTCCAGGCCGGCCAACGGATACGGTACGATCCTGCCGGCGTGGGACCGGTCGAGCCGGTCGATCTCCGCGTGGCCACGGCCTGGCAGCGGGGCAAGCTGATCTTCGAAGCGACGCCGCTGACCCTCGTGGTCGACGAGATGAACCGGTATCGCCGCGGCCACATCATGGTGCTCAATCCGAAACTTGCCGAGCACCGAGTCAGCGGCGTCTTCGATCTCCAACGATTGGACGCCGCCGTCAGCACCATTGAACGGACCCTGCCGATCACCGCCACCCACTTCACCGACCGCCTGATCTTCTTCCGCTAAACGTCGCAGCCTCCGCCGAGACTCCCCACGCATTTTTTCTAAGCCTAGCCGTCCGGGTTTCTTCCCCGAGAGCGTCTATTCTCTGTCATCGGTTCTGAGATCGATGGGAACGGAAGGAACAATGTCGAGGTTGGGCGACTCGGCGGTTCGCCCATTTCCGGGAGTGTGTGCGCGAAGCGCGTGGTGGAGGACGAATGGATAGCAGGTTGGGAAGGGACAGACAACGGGTCAGACGGATAGCGGGAGCGCTGCTGTGGACGTTCGCATTGGCTTGGCCACTTGCGCCGGCCTATGCGGAAACGGCCGATCGTCAAGACGAGGGGGCGCGCCTCGCGGAGGCGGAGCGGATCAATTTCGACATCCCGCCGCAACCCTTGCGGAGCGCGCTCACGACGTTCGCGGAGCAGAGCGGCTGGCAGCTCTTCTATAGCGCGGAGGTGGCGGAAGGCATCCAGAGCCCCGGCCTGTCCGGCATCTATGCGCCGGACCGCGCGCTGAAAGAACTGCTGGCCGGAACCGGACTTGCGTTTCGCATGACCGATCCAAGAACCGTCACGATCGAATCGGCCTCATCGGCCGCGGCCCCGCCTCCAATCCCTCCGACGACGAGCGAAACGGCGCCGGTGGACTCGGCGAACGGCATGAACGGCGCACCCAAAAAGAAACCCGTGAAGCTGCCCGAAGTCTTGGTCAAGGACGTGCGCCAGCGCGCCGACGACACGAAATCGTATGTAGCCGAAGAGGCGAATACGGCGACGAGAACCGATACGCCGATCCGGGACGTGCCGCAGTCGATCCAAGTGACCACTCGGAAGGTGATCGAAGAGCAGCGCACGTTTCGTCTGCAGGACGCCTTGCAGAATATCTCCGGCATCAACGCGACGGAGTCCGCGGCGTCGCTGTATGAATCGATCATCATTCGAGGGTTCGACGCGACGACCCGGACCTATTTCCGAAACGGCTTGTTCGATCCATTCGCGCAATTTACGGCGTCGGACACCTACAACATTCGAAGGATCGAAGTGCTGAAAGGGCCGGCGGCGGTCCTGTACGGGCAGGGAGACCCCGGCGGCATCATCAATATCGTCACGAACCGAGCCCTACCGGATGCCGCCTATGCCGCGAACGTCACTTTGGGGAATTTCCGCTTCTATCGGTCCGAGCTTGACGCCACAGGCCCGCTCAACGCGAACAAGACGGTGCTCTATCGATTGAATGTGGCGGGGCAAAAGGCGGACAGCTTCATCGACTATGCCAATCGCGATCTGGTGGCCTTTGCGCCGACCATCACCTGGCTCATCGGCCCGCGCACCACCTTGACCGTGGAGGCCGATTACCTGCGCCGCTGGAGCAACGATCCCTACGGTCTTCCGGCTCAGGGGACGCTTTTCCCGAACATCAACGGCCCGCTCCCGAGGAACCGCACCGTGACCCTGGGCGATTTCAGCTCGTTCAACCGCACGTCCTACCGGGTCGGCTATGACCTCACCCATCAGTTCAGCAACAACTGGTCCTTTCGCAATGCCTATCGGCATACGATTGCGGAGGACGACAAGAACAACCTGTACGCCTTCCCCGATTCGCTGGACCCAGACCAACGGACGCTCCAGCGGTTGCAGGTGCTGCAGCCGGCGATTGCCCGCAGGCATGCGCATTCGATGATCACGAACGTGGTCGGGCATTTCCGGTTTTTCGACATGGACCATACCCTGTTGACCGGTGTCGAATTGCGGCAGGAGAAGACCGACCGGTCCGTCTATACCTTCGCCGCGGCGCCGCCGCTGGACCTGTTTGCTCCGGACTATTCACTGAGCCCGCTGGCCTTTACCGGCGACCTCGTGAACTTCAACAACGACACCAAGAGCGCCGGCCTCTTTGTGCAGGATCAGGTGACCATTCTGCCCAACCTGAAATTCCTCGGCGGCTTGCGCTTCGACTACATTCACCAATTCGCCCACTCTCTGGGCGAGCCGGAACAGACGTCGGACAACCATGCGGTCAGCCCTCGACTGGGCCTCGTCTATCAGCCGGTCGAACCGGTGTCCCTCTATACGTCCTGGACCAAGGGATTTCAGCCGAGTTCGCCCTTTGGGTTCAATCCGGACGGCCAGCTCTTCAAGCCGGAACGATCCACCCAATATGAAGTGGGAACGAAGATCTTCATGTTCGAGAACCGCCTGTCGGCCACCCTCGCCTGGTTTCACCTGACGCGGGAGAATCTGGTCACGCCCAATCCGGACCCCGCGCTGGCCTTCGCGGGATTTTCGGTGCAAACGGGCGAACAACGGAGTCAGGGCGTGGAATTGGACGTGACGGCGCAACTGACGCCTGGATGGAACGTGATCGCGAGCTATGCCTATACCGATGCCGAGGTGACGAAGGACAACGATCCGGCGTTGCTCAACAAGCGTCTGGCCAACGTGCCCTACAACAAGGCCACCCTCTGGTCGACCTATCATTTTCAGGAAGGGCCGCTCAAAGGATTCGGTCTTGGCGGCGGGATCTTTGCCTACAGCGACCGGAACGCCTCCCTGTTCGGAGACCAAATCTCAATGCCCGGCTATATCAGAGCCGATGCGGCCGTGTACTACAACCGCGCCTTGGAGCCGGGAAATTGGCTGAGGGCCAAGGCCTTGAATGTCGCGCTGAATATTCGGAATCTTCTGGACAAGCGCTACATCGCCACCTCGCACAACGGTTCCCAGTTTTTCTTCTTCGGCGAGCCCTTCACCGTGCTGGGCACCGTGGGGATACGGTTCTGAAAGGAGGCGGCTCGTGACGAACAGGGGAGGACGTACCGCCGCCGGCCTCGTTTGGTTGTTGACGCTGGCCGGGTGCAGCGAAGGGCGCTGGGCGCATCCGACGAACACGGAAGAGCAGGCCGCGCAGGATTGGGAAGTCTGCAAGGCCGAGGTGCTTTCGGGCGTCGAGCATCAAAAGGAGACGCTCGCCGGCGGGGTGAACCTCAGCGGGTGCATGAAGTCCAAAGGATATACCTACGTCGAAGGCGAAGCACCACGCGATCCCGGCGCCAAGGTTACGGAGCCCCGCTGATCGTCCTCGCTCGACCACGTTGGCATGTCTGCCTGACTCGCGCATTGCCCTTCCCGCGGCCGTCATCGGGCGTGATCTGGCACGGCCAAGCCTGCGAAACAGGTCATCCGGCTGACACGCGGCCCACACGCGCTGTCCCTCACAGTACCGGCGAATGAACATTCTCCTGCCCTGCTCCTCGTGATAGCGTGGCGCCGTTTGCGCGGCGGTTCCGGACCGGAATGGTCGAGGATTCCATGCGCGGTCGATCTCACGCGCGCTGAATAGCGGCCGATCCATCAGCCTCATGACCTCCCACGATGTCGAACAGCTTTTTCTCTCCGCCGGCGACGATCTCAGGCGGTTTCTCTCGCGGCGGATCGCCTGCCCGCACACGGTATCCGATCTGATGCAGGAAGCCTTTCTCAAACTGATGGGGAGGCAACCGGCCGCGGAGATCAGGGACCCGCGCGGGTACCTGTTTCGTATTGCCTCCAACCTGGCCATCAACCATGGAACCAGACGGCGCGATCTCGATGCCCTCTCCTCCGAGCCGGACTCCGGGCCGGCCGCCGACCGATCGCTCCGCGATGACCGGACGCCGGAGCGGGTGGTGGCCGGCGCCGACCGGCTGCGCCGGGTGATGGAGGCGATCGAATCGCTTCCGTCACGCTGCAAGGAGGTCTTCATCCTGTACCGGTTTCATCACATGAACCAAACGGAGATCGCCGCGCAACTCGGCATCTCGCTCAGCATGGTCGAGAAGCACGTCATTCGAGCCATGCGTGCTTGCCGCGAGGCGCGGGATGGGGCACAGTGAGGGAAATGCGGTGAATCGTGTCGAAGGAATAGACGGACTAGACAGGCGCCTCATGAACGGAACCACCAACCAGCCCGCCGATGGGCCGGACCCGGCCAAGGCCTACGATGAGGCCGTGCGCTGGCTGATGGCGTTGCGACAGGCCGGTCCTGTGCCCCTGAATCGGAACCGGCGCGCCTTCGAGCAATGGCTTGCGGCGAGCCCCGAACATGCCAGGGCCTTCGAGGAATGCCGGGCCGACTGGGATGAACTGGAGCCGCTGGCCTCGGTGTATGGTCCGAGCGCCGGACCAACCGCGAAAGCCAGGGCTTCCGGGCTCAAGCGGGCGCGCAATTGGATGTGGATCGCTGGCATGGCCGCGATGTTGGCCGCCGTGGCCACGATCGGATTCTTCGCCGCCGCCCGTCTCTGGCCGACCTATGAGGTCGCGGCCTCCACGCAGATCGCGGAGCGCAGGACGTTGGAGTTGATCGACGGGTCGCGCATTGAGTTGAACGGCCGCTCCAGGGTGCGGGTCGAATATTTCCGCGGTCGCCGCATCAGTCATTTGGACGAAGGCGAGGCGCTGTTCGATGTCGCCGGCGATCCCGACCGGCCGTTTGTGGTGGAGGCCGGTCTCGGCACGGTCCGTGTGGTCGGGACCTCGTTTCAGGTGACTCGCGAGGCGGATCGGGTCGCCATAAAGGTCGTGAGGGGTCAGGTACGGGTGGAACGGCCTCTCCCACCTGTGATGACCGTCGTGCTCTCGGCCGGTCAAGGTGTCAACGTCACGGCAACCGGCATCGAGCCGGTTGCCGACGTCGCTGTGGAAACGATCGGAACCTGGAGACGTCACGTGTTGGTGTTCGACCGGGCTCCGCTCCGGGAGGTCGTGCCCGCGTTGCAGCGCCAGTATCAAGGGATCATCCGGCTCGACCCCGCTGCCTCGGACATTCGGCTGACCGCGGTCGTGCAGTTCACCGATATCGAGGCCACGCTCGCCGCTCTGCCGGCCAGCCTGCCGGTCCGCGTCGATCATCCTGCTCCGGCCGACTGGCATATCCGAGCCGGACTTCCCTAATGGCTCCTACTCCGTCGACGGCGATCTGATTCCGGCTTCCGAGTCGGCCCTGTGTTGTTCTTTTCCATCCCCGTGAGGGTTTTCTCTCCTCCTGTGTCGTAGCAGATAGCGGCGACAGGAGAAACCGAGCACGGAGGGTGGTCATGCGGGAGGTTCCGTGGAGACGATTCACGATCGAGGCCATGTCTGCGGCGCGGCGGGCCGCCGGTATCCTGGCGGCCGTGTTGTTGTTTTCCGGCCCGGTCCGGGCGCAAGAGCGTACATTCGACATTGCCGCGCAACCCTTGAACAGAGCCCTGATCGAATTTGCCACCCAGGCCGGCGTATCGGTGAACGCCGACCCCGAGTTGCTGGCCGGCCGGCAGAGCATGGGAGTTACCGGGCCTTACACGAACGAGGCGGCGCTCGCGCAATTGCTGAAGGGAACCGGACTCCAACTCCAACCGGCCGGGGCGAACACCTTCACGATCCAGCCGGAACCCACGCCGCCGCCACCGGTCGGCATGCCCCGCAGCAGCGGAGAGAAACCGGTCAAACTCCCGGAAGTGCTGGTCAAGGACGTGCATCAGCGGGATGACGGCAAGGACTACGTGGCCGAGGAGGCGAACACCGCCACGCGGACCGACACCCCGCTGATCCAGGTGCCGCAGTCGGTGGAAGTCGTGACGCAGAAAGTTATCCAGGACCAACGGGGCATTCGCGTCGAGCAGGCGCTGCGCAACGTCAGCGGCGTGGCGCTCGGCGATGTCGGGCAAACCGGCCTCGCCGCCGACGTGGCCTTTTGCCGAGGATTCCGATGCGGCTATTTCAAGAACTATCTCCGGAACGAAGACGCCAACCAGGCGCTCGCCTATCGGGACATCGCCAACATGCAACGGATCGAGGTGCTCAAAGGGCCGGCCTCGGTCCTCTACGGCCGGAGCGAACCGGGCGGCATCATCAACATCCTGACGAAGCAGCCACAGGCGGAACGCTATGCCTCCATCGATCAGATCATGGGCAGCTACAACTACTATCGGACGATGATCGACGCCACCGGCCCGATGAATGAAAGCAAAACGCTGCGCTTTCGCATCACCGGCGCCTATGAAAACACGGAAAGTTTCCGGGATATCGTCCGAGGCCAGCGGTATTTCGTCTCGCCCGTGTTGACCTGGATCGCCGGCAACCATACGACGATCACGATCGAAGGCGAATATATCCGCGATCGCCGGACGCCAGACCCGGGGATTCCGGCGATCGGGCGCGGGCTCGCGCCGGTGCCCGACAGCCGGTTTCTCGGCGAGCGGTTCGATACGCTGGCCTTCGAAGAAGGACGAGCCAGCCTCACCGTGGAGCACCGCTTCAATCCAGACTGGCGTATCGAGAGTCGCTTCAGGGCCGACCGGGGCACCGCCACGGCCTATCGCACCGTCCCCCTCGCCGTGTTGCCGGGCGATCAAGCCGTCGCGCGATTCTTTTTCGACCAACTGGCGCCGGTCTCCAGCTACTACTGGCGGAACGATGTCATCGGGAAGTTCGCCACCGGCTCGATCGCCCATCGTCTCCTGACCGGGGTGGAGGTGGGCCGGCAATACGCTTCGTACGAGCAGGCCGCAGTGCCCTTCGACACGTTCAACTTCTTCAATCCGGTCTACGGGCAGACGCCGGGACCGATCCTGCCGCGAACGCCCTTCAGCCACAGCTTCGCCAATGCGCTGGGCGGCTATGTGCAGGACCAACTGTCTTTGCTCGACAACCTCCATGTCCTGATCGGCGCCCGGGGCGATTATTTTTACCAGCACAGCCACGTTGTGGGAACGGACACGAAGGCGGAAAATTTTGCGTTCAGCCCCCGCATCGGCCTGACCTATCAGCCGCTCGCGCCGATCGCGATCTACGCCAACGTCACTCGGTCGTTCGTGCCGAACTTCGGCCCCTTCACCGCGGCGAGCAATCAATTCAAGCCGACGACGGCGACGCAATACGAAGCCGGGATTAAAGCCGAAATCGTGCCCGGGCGCTTGACCTCGACCTTGGCCTTTTATCGGATTCTGAAAAAGGACGTCCTGGCGGCCGACCCGACCAACCCGCTCTTTTTCGTGCAGACCGGCGCGCAACGCAGTCACGGCGTCGAGTTCGACCTGACGGCGAACCTGACGCCGGAATGGAATGTCATCGTGACCTATGCCTACACGGACGCGCGCATCGCGGCGGACACGACCGTTCCGGTCGGCAATCGGCTGCCCTTGATCGCGAGACATACCGGGAGTTTCTGGACCACCTACGACCTTCAAGACGGTCCGTTGAAAGGATTCGGGGCCGGTATCGGTCTCTTTGCGGTGGGGGAACGGGCCGGAGATCTGGGGAATACCTTCGAGCTTCCCGGCTATGTGCGGACGGACGCCGCCCTCTACTACCGCAAGCCCGAGATCTTTCCCCGAACCAATCTGGTCGCCCAGTTGAACGTGCTGAACCTGCTCAACCAGGAGTATTTCTACAGCGGAGGACAAAGCCGGGCCGCCGCCGCGTTTCCGGGGGCGCCGCTCACCTTTCTCGGTTCCATTAAGTTGGAGTTCTATTGATCTCCAAGGTCTGGCATGACGGTTAAGGCCTTCAAGACTTGGCACCTCGTCCACAAGTGGACGAGCCTGATCTGCACCGCCTTTCTGGTCCTGCTCTGTCTCACCGGGCTGCCGCTGGTCTTTCGAGACGAGCTG
The DNA window shown above is from Nitrospira tepida and carries:
- a CDS encoding RNA polymerase sigma factor; this translates as MAHADLPQIFDRLAPDLQRFLASRVTCEATAADLTQETFLRLAQVPNLEAIDNLRTYLFKIANNLAIDHHRARARTRCSSPEDESALIEYPDGAATPEAATLAKEELAVAFQALEELSPLCRRIFVLNRFEGLPHREIADRLGIHLSTVEKNIARALNHCRRRLNESAG
- a CDS encoding TonB-dependent siderophore receptor: MREVPWRRFTIEAMSAARRAAGILAAVLLFSGPVRAQERTFDIAAQPLNRALIEFATQAGVSVNADPELLAGRQSMGVTGPYTNEAALAQLLKGTGLQLQPAGANTFTIQPEPTPPPPVGMPRSSGEKPVKLPEVLVKDVHQRDDGKDYVAEEANTATRTDTPLIQVPQSVEVVTQKVIQDQRGIRVEQALRNVSGVALGDVGQTGLAADVAFCRGFRCGYFKNYLRNEDANQALAYRDIANMQRIEVLKGPASVLYGRSEPGGIINILTKQPQAERYASIDQIMGSYNYYRTMIDATGPMNESKTLRFRITGAYENTESFRDIVRGQRYFVSPVLTWIAGNHTTITIEGEYIRDRRTPDPGIPAIGRGLAPVPDSRFLGERFDTLAFEEGRASLTVEHRFNPDWRIESRFRADRGTATAYRTVPLAVLPGDQAVARFFFDQLAPVSSYYWRNDVIGKFATGSIAHRLLTGVEVGRQYASYEQAAVPFDTFNFFNPVYGQTPGPILPRTPFSHSFANALGGYVQDQLSLLDNLHVLIGARGDYFYQHSHVVGTDTKAENFAFSPRIGLTYQPLAPIAIYANVTRSFVPNFGPFTAASNQFKPTTATQYEAGIKAEIVPGRLTSTLAFYRILKKDVLAADPTNPLFFVQTGAQRSHGVEFDLTANLTPEWNVIVTYAYTDARIAADTTVPVGNRLPLIARHTGSFWTTYDLQDGPLKGFGAGIGLFAVGERAGDLGNTFELPGYVRTDAALYYRKPEIFPRTNLVAQLNVLNLLNQEYFYSGGQSRAAAAFPGAPLTFLGSIKLEFY
- a CDS encoding FecR family protein, encoding MSAAEPFEQEREQLEEEAVAWIVRLTSGGATDADRDALAVWRRRSPEHDQAFRKVERLWAGIQPLKARLSAAEAASERTGAPVAATATAGTRRIKQPVWIRWGAIAASLAALAVTLALASGTFPLLWADARTGVGEQRTLPLDDGSEILLNTQAAVSIHYSEQARLVDLLAGEAAFRVEKDAGRPFLVQTNEGQVRAVGTEFIVHKTAEAVLVTVTEGVVEVSVKGGLAASPTLVQAGQRIRYDPAGVGPVEPVDLRVATAWQRGKLIFEATPLTLVVDEMNRYRRGHIMVLNPKLAEHRVSGVFDLQRLDAAVSTIERTLPITATHFTDRLIFFR
- a CDS encoding FecR family protein — translated: MNGTTNQPADGPDPAKAYDEAVRWLMALRQAGPVPLNRNRRAFEQWLAASPEHARAFEECRADWDELEPLASVYGPSAGPTAKARASGLKRARNWMWIAGMAAMLAAVATIGFFAAARLWPTYEVAASTQIAERRTLELIDGSRIELNGRSRVRVEYFRGRRISHLDEGEALFDVAGDPDRPFVVEAGLGTVRVVGTSFQVTREADRVAIKVVRGQVRVERPLPPVMTVVLSAGQGVNVTATGIEPVADVAVETIGTWRRHVLVFDRAPLREVVPALQRQYQGIIRLDPAASDIRLTAVVQFTDIEATLAALPASLPVRVDHPAPADWHIRAGLP
- a CDS encoding TonB-dependent siderophore receptor produces the protein MKTLLLAVSGVMVCVLSGVVFPLLVAAEPVDFEIPEQSLASALAEFAAKTDLQVLYSGELTRGQRTRGISGRYEPEEALGHLLKESGLEYRFTDHHTITLERAPVVPLPPGAPAPQSQEVPAHPAPATSPNSGKPLKLPEILVKDVKERGYTADDSSTAMRLSIPIQETPRSIEVVTRQVLDDQKVLRVQDALRNVSGASMPSSQGGRAGDFMIRGFRSDQSVFKNGFREDSTFGARASRDTANLESIEVIKGPPSYLYGRADPGGVINQITKSPLRERYSAVDLTVGSYNLYRPSVDLGGPLNDSKTLTYRFNGVYESSQSFREGVRIDRIFLAPTIGWELGPRTTLRFEAEYLHDRSPIDRGIVAVGSGPADIPIGRFLGDPTRRGEINQGKATLIFRHQFNEAWAWRTGFRSAVASEKYDSLESWFLLADNRTLELAAFRIPQTVQSHYLQNELHGHFSTGPIGHRLLLGVELGREVQKSTVLTDSSCAFLGTCAALNTIDILNPTYSFFNNPLSTINDSSQTNGIIGLYAGDQIDLLDNLHLNFGGRFDIFKQHLTNRPDAFDPTDREVEETHRAFSPSVGLTYEPLKTVALFANYTRSFMPQSPGARSSQGTLFDPTRGRQYEGGIKFQASDGRLRSTIALFDIVKTNVLTSEIGAGGAFTGFSIATGEQRSRGVEFDVAGRILPGWDVIANYAYIDARITKDNTFVENSRLDNVPYHQGSIWTQYFLQEGRLKGLGAGIGMYAQGQRNGIKLVQPTAFGQEPFNLAGFVRMDAAVYYRKQNIFNRTNLLASVNIYNLLDQRYFAGAQDFREIVYPGMPLTVIGSLKFEFY
- a CDS encoding RNA polymerase sigma factor, whose product is MTSHDVEQLFLSAGDDLRRFLSRRIACPHTVSDLMQEAFLKLMGRQPAAEIRDPRGYLFRIASNLAINHGTRRRDLDALSSEPDSGPAADRSLRDDRTPERVVAGADRLRRVMEAIESLPSRCKEVFILYRFHHMNQTEIAAQLGISLSMVEKHVIRAMRACREARDGAQ
- a CDS encoding TonB-dependent siderophore receptor — translated: MDSRLGRDRQRVRRIAGALLWTFALAWPLAPAYAETADRQDEGARLAEAERINFDIPPQPLRSALTTFAEQSGWQLFYSAEVAEGIQSPGLSGIYAPDRALKELLAGTGLAFRMTDPRTVTIESASSAAAPPPIPPTTSETAPVDSANGMNGAPKKKPVKLPEVLVKDVRQRADDTKSYVAEEANTATRTDTPIRDVPQSIQVTTRKVIEEQRTFRLQDALQNISGINATESAASLYESIIIRGFDATTRTYFRNGLFDPFAQFTASDTYNIRRIEVLKGPAAVLYGQGDPGGIINIVTNRALPDAAYAANVTLGNFRFYRSELDATGPLNANKTVLYRLNVAGQKADSFIDYANRDLVAFAPTITWLIGPRTTLTVEADYLRRWSNDPYGLPAQGTLFPNINGPLPRNRTVTLGDFSSFNRTSYRVGYDLTHQFSNNWSFRNAYRHTIAEDDKNNLYAFPDSLDPDQRTLQRLQVLQPAIARRHAHSMITNVVGHFRFFDMDHTLLTGVELRQEKTDRSVYTFAAAPPLDLFAPDYSLSPLAFTGDLVNFNNDTKSAGLFVQDQVTILPNLKFLGGLRFDYIHQFAHSLGEPEQTSDNHAVSPRLGLVYQPVEPVSLYTSWTKGFQPSSPFGFNPDGQLFKPERSTQYEVGTKIFMFENRLSATLAWFHLTRENLVTPNPDPALAFAGFSVQTGEQRSQGVELDVTAQLTPGWNVIASYAYTDAEVTKDNDPALLNKRLANVPYNKATLWSTYHFQEGPLKGFGLGGGIFAYSDRNASLFGDQISMPGYIRADAAVYYNRALEPGNWLRAKALNVALNIRNLLDKRYIATSHNGSQFFFFGEPFTVLGTVGIRF